A genomic stretch from Empedobacter stercoris includes:
- a CDS encoding PNGase F N-terminal domain-containing protein gives MKSKSILFIMFCIQAIALNAQETYKITYERFSNGKKVIESNPIQVLANTKETIIGKQESFHHTTNYPDEMVYYTKTNPSVISLVTQFDSVHSIISNDSIALNKSVFTITKETKRILGLRCKKATTSINSNTIDVWFVDNMDINAAPTIVGMSLGFVLEFTRNNNMTIRASKIERQKEPIPSQYIAKELLQEPVDILTYKDIIWKSKFVDIPLLTNQQINFSNNFLSNDSIYRFANGTVVVRKIKLPLIKEGSQIFLNVTQQSNGDAYDRTGSVFLIPRDSKITFMDALQKGINQLPVYTAPNNKKYQGYFLTENYTPTIELMRFFTPFGINKFNHIQLKGQSWETEAKYRQEITELQRLLSNQEVLVGFFIGNYDQGGHTISANITVHPSNSSTLPNKKVQPIFNTTNIMEMAGQEYPSLFDNPNGFTVEFTLKEDYNNAKLRFTTTGHGGWENGDEFVPKENSVFLDGQNVFNIIPWRQDCGSYRAYNPASGNFDNGLSSSDYSRSNWCPGTVTNPFFIDLGNLKAGKHSLQVKIPQGKPEGNAFSYWNVSGVLLGE, from the coding sequence ATGAAATCGAAATCAATTTTATTTATTATGTTTTGTATTCAAGCGATTGCTTTGAATGCACAAGAAACCTACAAAATTACCTATGAACGATTTTCGAATGGTAAAAAAGTAATCGAAAGCAATCCAATACAAGTATTAGCTAATACGAAAGAAACCATTATTGGTAAGCAAGAAAGCTTTCATCACACGACAAACTATCCTGATGAAATGGTTTATTACACCAAAACAAATCCTTCTGTTATTTCATTGGTGACACAATTTGATTCGGTTCATTCTATTATCTCTAATGATTCAATTGCTCTAAATAAATCGGTTTTTACAATTACAAAAGAAACCAAACGTATTTTAGGTTTGCGTTGTAAGAAAGCAACAACCTCTATCAACTCAAACACTATCGATGTTTGGTTTGTCGATAATATGGACATCAATGCTGCGCCAACAATAGTGGGAATGAGTTTGGGATTTGTGTTAGAGTTTACACGTAATAATAATATGACCATTCGAGCATCGAAAATAGAACGTCAAAAAGAACCTATTCCAAGCCAATATATTGCAAAAGAATTACTACAAGAACCTGTCGATATCTTAACTTATAAAGATATTATCTGGAAAAGTAAGTTTGTAGACATTCCACTTTTAACCAATCAACAGATAAATTTCAGCAATAACTTCCTATCAAACGATTCGATTTATCGCTTTGCCAATGGAACTGTTGTGGTCAGAAAAATAAAACTTCCGTTGATTAAAGAAGGAAGTCAAATTTTCTTAAATGTTACACAACAATCAAATGGAGATGCTTATGACCGTACAGGTTCGGTTTTTTTGATCCCGCGCGATTCTAAAATCACGTTTATGGATGCTTTGCAAAAAGGAATCAATCAATTGCCTGTATACACTGCGCCAAACAACAAGAAGTATCAAGGTTATTTTTTGACAGAAAATTATACACCAACTATTGAATTGATGCGATTCTTTACACCTTTTGGCATTAATAAATTTAATCACATACAACTGAAAGGTCAATCATGGGAAACAGAAGCAAAGTACCGTCAAGAGATCACAGAATTGCAACGATTATTGTCTAATCAAGAGGTTTTAGTTGGATTTTTTATCGGAAATTATGATCAAGGTGGGCATACAATTTCAGCCAATATCACAGTTCATCCTTCCAATTCTTCAACTCTTCCAAACAAAAAAGTGCAACCTATTTTCAACACAACAAACATCATGGAAATGGCAGGTCAAGAATACCCTTCTTTGTTTGATAATCCGAATGGTTTTACAGTTGAATTTACGCTGAAAGAAGATTATAACAATGCGAAATTACGCTTTACAACGACTGGACATGGTGGCTGGGAAAACGGAGACGAATTTGTACCAAAGGAAAATAGTGTTTTTCTTGATGGACAAAATGTGTTCAATATCATTCCTTGGCGACAAGATTGTGGGTCGTATCGTGCTTACAATCCTGCTTCGGGAAACTTTGACAATGGGTTATCTTCCTCTGATTACAGCCGTTCTAATTGGTGTCCAGGCACAGTTACAAACCCATTTTTTATAGATTTAGGGAACTTAAAAGCGGGAAAACACAGCTTGCAGGTTAAGATTCCTCAAGGAAAACCAGAAGGAAACGCGTTTAGTTATTGGAATGTTTCGGGGGTTCTTTTAGGAGAATAA
- a CDS encoding acyl-CoA dehydrogenase family protein, with product MNLTTDYFKIDDLLTEEHKLIRQSVRDFVDNEIKPVIDDAAQHHKDIPDLMKKLGAIGALGPYIPEEYGGAGLDQMSYGLIMQELERGDSAVRSAASVQSSLVMYPIYAFGSEEQKRKYLPKLASGEFIGSFGLTEPNHGSNPGGMETRLTKNGDHYVLNGAKMWITNSPICDIAVVWARDEEGKIRGVIVERGMPGFTTPETLNKWSLRASKTGELVFENVKIEESHILPEVNSLRGPLSCLNSARYGISWGVIGAAIDCYESALNYSLQRTQFGKPIASYQLQQKKLAEFITEITKAQLLCWRLGTLKNENKATPEQISMAKRNNVKMALDIARESRQIIGAMGIVGDFPMMRHAANLESVITYEGTHDVHLLITGADITGINAFV from the coding sequence ATGAATTTAACTACAGATTATTTTAAGATTGATGATTTGTTAACTGAAGAACATAAATTAATTCGTCAATCTGTTCGAGATTTTGTGGACAACGAAATAAAACCTGTTATAGATGATGCTGCACAACATCATAAAGATATCCCTGATTTAATGAAAAAATTAGGTGCAATTGGTGCATTAGGTCCATACATACCAGAAGAATATGGAGGCGCTGGTTTAGATCAAATGTCCTATGGATTAATCATGCAAGAATTAGAACGTGGCGATTCCGCTGTACGATCTGCTGCATCTGTGCAATCTTCTTTGGTCATGTATCCTATTTATGCATTTGGTTCTGAAGAACAAAAACGCAAGTATTTACCAAAATTAGCTTCTGGAGAATTCATCGGAAGTTTTGGATTAACAGAACCTAATCACGGCTCTAATCCAGGTGGAATGGAAACTCGTCTAACAAAAAATGGAGATCATTATGTGTTAAATGGAGCAAAAATGTGGATTACAAATTCGCCAATTTGTGATATTGCTGTTGTTTGGGCAAGAGATGAAGAAGGAAAAATAAGAGGTGTAATTGTAGAACGCGGAATGCCAGGTTTTACAACACCAGAAACATTAAACAAATGGTCATTAAGAGCTTCTAAAACAGGTGAATTAGTTTTTGAGAATGTAAAAATCGAAGAAAGTCATATTTTACCAGAAGTGAATAGTTTACGTGGCCCTTTATCATGTTTAAACTCGGCTCGATACGGAATATCTTGGGGTGTAATTGGCGCTGCAATTGATTGTTACGAATCTGCTTTAAACTATTCATTACAAAGAACTCAATTTGGAAAACCGATTGCTTCTTATCAATTACAGCAAAAAAAATTAGCCGAATTTATTACAGAAATTACAAAAGCTCAGTTGTTATGTTGGCGATTAGGTACATTGAAAAATGAAAACAAAGCAACGCCAGAACAAATTTCTATGGCAAAGCGTAACAATGTAAAAATGGCTTTGGACATTGCAAGAGAGTCTCGTCAAATCATTGGTGCAATGGGAATTGTTGGTGATTTCCCTATGATGCGACATGCTGCAAACTTAGAATCTGTTATTACGTACGAAGGAACGCACGATGTTCACTTATTGATTACAGGTGCAGATATCACAGGAATTAATGCATTTGTGTAA